Proteins encoded in a region of the Verrucomicrobiota bacterium genome:
- a CDS encoding shikimate dehydrogenase, giving the protein MQNAGIAALGLNWRYLAFEVSPDDLRAALDGAKAMRFIGVNLTVPHKLLAVDMVDALDESAQVWGAVNTIRFEGRDDRGEWRPLDQFEIVPGETRSHGFNTDADAITQALREDLELETRGAKVLVLGAGGAGRAAALKLAADGAVELWLVNRTQAKAEAVAAEIRQRHPGVRVNVGYPKADIDLVLNATSLGLKSDDASPLDGKELSLREARAVYDMIYRPAETPLLKSAKAAGCRTANGLGMLLYQGAKALELWSGRPAPVPIMRRALEGNVYGH; this is encoded by the coding sequence ATGCAGAATGCCGGCATTGCCGCGCTGGGTTTGAACTGGCGTTACCTCGCGTTTGAAGTTTCTCCTGACGATTTGCGCGCGGCCTTGGACGGCGCGAAGGCGATGCGCTTTATCGGCGTGAATCTCACGGTGCCGCACAAGCTGCTGGCGGTGGACATGGTGGATGCGCTCGATGAGTCCGCCCAGGTTTGGGGCGCGGTGAATACGATCCGGTTCGAAGGTCGTGATGATCGCGGCGAATGGCGGCCCTTGGACCAGTTCGAAATCGTGCCGGGCGAAACCCGTTCCCACGGATTCAACACGGATGCCGACGCCATCACGCAAGCGCTGCGCGAGGATTTGGAACTGGAAACTCGCGGCGCAAAAGTATTGGTGCTGGGCGCGGGCGGGGCCGGGCGGGCCGCTGCCCTGAAGCTGGCCGCGGACGGCGCCGTCGAACTCTGGCTCGTCAACCGCACCCAAGCGAAGGCGGAAGCCGTTGCCGCCGAGATCCGCCAACGGCATCCCGGTGTGCGCGTCAACGTCGGTTATCCGAAAGCAGACATTGATCTGGTGCTGAACGCCACTTCGCTCGGTTTGAAAAGCGACGACGCATCGCCGTTGGACGGAAAAGAACTTTCCCTCCGTGAGGCCCGCGCGGTTTACGACATGATTTATCGTCCGGCAGAGACGCCGCTGCTGAAATCGGCCAAGGCTGCGGGTTGTCGCACCGCCAACGGGTTGGGCATGTTGTTGTATCAAGGCGCGAAGGCGCTGGAATTGTGGAGTGGCCGGCCCGCTCCCGTGCCAATCATGCGCCGCGCGCTGGAGGGGAATGTTTATGGGCATTGA
- a CDS encoding prepilin peptidase, which produces MGIEPIFDSRNWAAVPFHFWSLLFFVLGCMWGSFLNVCIYRMPLGQSVVTPPSHCPHCNHSIPWYLNIPLVTWLYLRGKCKNCGAPISVRYFLVELLTGITFLGCWLMFGDRSALLALIYCLLLAGLIVATFIDFEHFIIPDEITIGGIVVGILCSFAVPMLHGAQSPAASMKESFLGALVGGGLIYGILRGGKILFGKLNLDLDPCSRVVFTETALLVPPKRLLWEQLLQRTSGCFAFHAEKVELADRCLRDIVVGISHEKVFLGDDTLDRAATPHLEAVVDRYLSPHETARLAGVRVTPLQLFADWIRSLFDLLRGRRKTHLPPGAHLVFDSADAWFCPDQIPFEDLFYRKSDAIRCEARLVKTQFDVWSDVTLRLSPAELKIGESSYNPETVPHMEVVTDKMTLPREAMGLGDVKFMAAIGAFLGWQAVVFSLMASSLLGAVVGVTLIALKRGALGSRLPYGPYIAVAAALWIFLPAYLQEAWIWNLRMAGYLLFRIPLPESSPHGM; this is translated from the coding sequence ATGGGCATTGAACCCATCTTTGATTCCCGGAACTGGGCCGCGGTGCCATTCCATTTCTGGTCGCTGCTGTTTTTTGTCCTCGGCTGCATGTGGGGGAGTTTCTTGAATGTTTGCATTTACCGGATGCCGCTGGGCCAGAGCGTCGTTACCCCGCCGTCACATTGTCCGCATTGCAACCACTCGATTCCCTGGTATCTGAACATTCCGCTGGTTACCTGGTTGTATTTGCGAGGTAAGTGCAAGAACTGCGGCGCGCCAATTTCAGTGCGGTATTTTCTGGTGGAGTTGTTGACGGGTATCACGTTTTTGGGGTGCTGGCTGATGTTTGGCGACCGGTCAGCGCTGCTGGCTTTGATTTATTGCCTGCTTCTCGCGGGTTTGATTGTGGCCACGTTCATTGACTTCGAGCACTTCATCATTCCGGATGAGATCACCATCGGCGGAATCGTGGTGGGGATTCTTTGTTCGTTTGCGGTGCCGATGTTGCACGGCGCCCAGTCGCCGGCGGCGTCGATGAAGGAAAGTTTCTTGGGCGCGCTTGTGGGTGGTGGACTGATTTATGGTATTTTGCGCGGAGGAAAGATTCTCTTCGGCAAGCTCAACCTCGACCTTGATCCCTGCTCGCGCGTGGTTTTCACCGAAACTGCCCTGCTCGTACCGCCCAAACGTCTCCTGTGGGAACAACTCCTCCAACGCACATCCGGCTGCTTCGCCTTTCATGCAGAGAAAGTCGAATTGGCCGATCGCTGCCTTCGGGACATCGTCGTCGGCATCTCACACGAAAAGGTTTTCCTCGGCGACGATACCCTCGACCGCGCCGCCACGCCGCACCTCGAAGCCGTCGTGGACCGCTACTTGTCGCCTCACGAGACCGCACGCCTGGCTGGCGTGCGCGTGACTCCCTTGCAACTGTTCGCCGACTGGATACGGTCGCTGTTTGATCTGCTAAGAGGACGGCGCAAGACACACCTTCCACCCGGCGCCCACCTAGTGTTCGATTCTGCCGACGCTTGGTTCTGCCCCGATCAAATTCCATTCGAAGACCTGTTCTATCGCAAGTCTGACGCCATCCGCTGCGAGGCTAGGCTGGTCAAAACCCAGTTCGACGTTTGGAGCGACGTGACTTTGCGCTTGTCGCCGGCCGAGTTGAAAATCGGCGAGTCCTCCTACAATCCCGAGACTGTGCCGCACATGGAAGTTGTCACCGACAAAATGACCCTGCCACGTGAAGCGATGGGCTTGGGCGACGTGAAATTCATGGCGGCGATCGGCGCGTTCCTCGGTTGGCAGGCGGTAGTTTTTTCGCTGATGGCGAGTTCACTCCTTGGGGCGGTCGTGGGAGTGACGTTGATTGCGCTCAAGAGGGGAGCCTTGGGCAGCCGCCTGCCGTATGGACCCTACATCGCCGTCGCGGCAGCACTGTGGATTTTCCTGCCGGCTTACCTGCAGGAAGCCTGGATTTGGAATTTGCGGATGGCGGGCTATCTACTTTTCAGAATTCCGTTGCCGGAGTCGTCACCGCATGGAATGTAA
- a CDS encoding tetratricopeptide repeat protein, with translation MKSFFGKLFGKNLEPRESDQLVNAASSNEPQRQEPELYTKGDVIGGKFEVLGTLGKGGFGVVLLVYCRDTHEVCALKTFRDELLANPTAREAFKKEALLWVNLEEHPFILAARWVEEAFGRLFVSMDYIAPDAEGRVSLADHLAHADGRLDTNQILKWGIEFCMGMEHANSRGIECHRDIKPANILITRDGILKISDFGLASAAEAAWRLRNGHCAMLAALGSDLSFGFSLIETHGRKLCGTPGYIPPEVLRGDSSDRRSDIYSLGLVLWQMAAGSRVPPFLVAYRGDMGGYLLGIYEQQMANCVTRVGGSLESVIERCLQPKPSERYGSFEELRDVLEPIWERRTGKKLEIPKLEEWTVISWNNKGGALDALGRYDEAIECFDKALAIDSQNAKVWVNKGGVLEALGQHEEAIGCFDKALAIDSRDASAWNNMGNVLCALGRHEEANGCFDKALATDPRNARVWDNKGNGLHALRRHEEAIACYDKALAIDRRHGGTWVNKGNVLRALCRHNEAIGCYDKALEMDPLFAPAWYTKGNALNDLGQHEEAIYCHDKALAIDPYSAPAWINKGGALDGLGRHTEAIGCFDKALAIDSRCAAAWYNKGNTLFALRRYEEGIQCCDKALATEPRNANAWYNKGIALCVLGRHGEAIGCYDKALAIDPLNAKGWMGMGAALDAVGRGEEAISSYRKFVQLSPADDVKLIALARQRLQDLTRGQ, from the coding sequence ATGAAAAGCTTCTTCGGCAAACTCTTTGGCAAGAACCTAGAACCGCGTGAAAGTGATCAACTCGTTAATGCGGCATCGAGCAACGAGCCTCAACGGCAAGAACCGGAACTTTACACGAAGGGCGATGTGATTGGGGGCAAGTTTGAGGTTCTTGGCACTTTGGGGAAAGGTGGCTTCGGCGTCGTTCTCCTCGTGTATTGCCGTGATACACACGAGGTGTGCGCCTTGAAAACCTTCCGTGACGAATTGCTCGCTAATCCAACCGCTCGCGAGGCATTCAAAAAGGAAGCCCTTTTATGGGTGAATCTGGAGGAACATCCATTCATTCTGGCCGCACGCTGGGTCGAAGAGGCGTTTGGTCGGTTGTTTGTGTCGATGGACTACATCGCCCCCGATGCCGAAGGTCGGGTGAGCCTAGCTGACCACCTTGCTCATGCAGACGGACGGCTAGATACGAACCAGATTCTGAAGTGGGGGATCGAGTTTTGCATGGGCATGGAACACGCGAATTCGCGTGGGATTGAATGTCACCGCGACATTAAACCCGCGAACATTCTTATCACCCGCGATGGAATCCTGAAGATTAGCGATTTTGGATTAGCGTCGGCTGCGGAAGCGGCTTGGCGCCTGCGAAACGGGCACTGTGCAATGCTGGCCGCGCTTGGTAGCGACTTAAGCTTCGGGTTTAGCCTGATCGAGACACATGGTAGGAAGCTGTGCGGAACGCCCGGATATATTCCGCCCGAGGTGTTACGTGGAGACTCGTCGGACAGAAGGAGCGACATTTATAGCCTCGGCTTGGTGTTGTGGCAGATGGCTGCCGGGAGTCGGGTGCCACCGTTTCTGGTGGCCTACCGCGGTGATATGGGAGGCTATTTGCTAGGGATCTACGAGCAGCAAATGGCGAATTGTGTGACGCGGGTGGGAGGTTCTTTGGAGTCAGTGATCGAGCGATGCCTACAACCCAAGCCCTCGGAGCGCTACGGCAGTTTTGAAGAATTGCGCGATGTGCTGGAGCCGATTTGGGAGCGTAGGACTGGAAAGAAGCTCGAGATCCCGAAGCTGGAAGAGTGGACGGTAATTTCCTGGAACAACAAAGGCGGTGCCCTTGATGCCCTTGGCCGATACGATGAAGCGATTGAGTGTTTCGATAAGGCGTTGGCGATTGACTCGCAAAACGCCAAAGTTTGGGTTAACAAGGGCGGGGTCCTCGAAGCCCTCGGTCAGCACGAGGAGGCGATTGGGTGCTTCGACAAAGCGCTGGCAATCGACTCGCGAGACGCTTCCGCTTGGAACAACATGGGCAACGTGCTTTGTGCTCTCGGTCGGCACGAGGAGGCTAATGGGTGTTTCGACAAGGCGCTGGCGACTGACCCGCGAAACGCGCGCGTATGGGACAACAAGGGCAACGGCCTCCATGCCTTAAGGCGACACGAAGAAGCGATCGCCTGCTACGACAAAGCGCTGGCGATTGACCGGCGTCATGGTGGGACTTGGGTCAATAAGGGCAACGTTCTCCGTGCCCTTTGTCGGCACAATGAGGCGATCGGCTGCTATGACAAGGCACTTGAGATGGATCCTCTCTTCGCACCTGCCTGGTACACCAAAGGTAACGCTCTCAATGACCTTGGGCAGCACGAAGAAGCGATCTACTGCCACGACAAGGCCCTGGCCATTGACCCATACTCCGCTCCCGCTTGGATTAACAAGGGGGGCGCGCTTGATGGCCTCGGTCGGCACACGGAGGCAATCGGATGCTTCGACAAGGCGCTGGCAATTGACTCACGCTGCGCGGCCGCCTGGTACAACAAAGGCAACACGCTCTTTGCACTCCGTCGCTACGAAGAGGGTATTCAATGCTGCGACAAGGCGCTGGCGACTGAACCACGAAACGCGAACGCATGGTACAACAAGGGCATCGCGCTCTGTGTACTCGGTCGCCACGGAGAGGCGATCGGCTGCTACGACAAGGCCTTGGCGATTGACCCGCTTAACGCGAAGGGTTGGATGGGCATGGGTGCCGCGTTGGATGCCGTTGGTCGGGGGGAAGAAGCGATCAGTAGTTATCGGAAGTTTGTCCAATTGTCACCTGCAGATGATGTGAAATTGATCGCGCTTGCCCGGCAGCGCCTTCAAGACCTGACAAGAGGCCAATGA
- the aroC gene encoding chorismate synthase, whose translation MANTFGQLFRITTWGESHGGGVGVVVDGCPPRLELNEADIQPDLNRRRPGQSKIVSPRKESDTVQILSGTFEGKTLGTPISMMVRNEDARPEAYEEMATKFRPSHADYTYFAKFGIRAWPGGGRTSARETIGRVAAGAIAKKILRERYGVEILAYVKQVQRLIAEVNPETVKADEIEASIVRCPDQPTAEKMIRLIEKMRKDGDSVGGIVEGVARGVPPGWGEPVFDRLEADLGKGMLSLPASKGFDIGSGFEGILLTGTEHNDPFRAKAGKAVTTSNRSGGIQGGISNGQTIYFRVAFKPTATVMHEQETVDEKFQNTKIKARGRHDPCVLPRAVPMVEAMTALVLVDHALRHKAQCG comes from the coding sequence ATGGCGAACACGTTCGGTCAGCTTTTCCGCATCACGACCTGGGGCGAATCGCACGGCGGCGGTGTGGGCGTCGTCGTGGATGGTTGCCCGCCGCGTCTCGAACTGAACGAAGCCGATATCCAGCCGGACTTGAATCGCCGCCGGCCCGGTCAATCAAAAATCGTTTCGCCGCGCAAAGAATCCGACACCGTGCAAATCCTCTCCGGCACTTTCGAGGGTAAGACCCTCGGCACACCGATCAGTATGATGGTGCGAAATGAGGATGCGCGTCCCGAAGCCTACGAAGAAATGGCCACCAAGTTCCGCCCCTCACACGCGGACTACACTTACTTCGCCAAATTCGGCATCCGGGCCTGGCCGGGCGGCGGACGCACCAGCGCCCGCGAAACCATCGGCCGCGTTGCTGCCGGGGCCATCGCAAAAAAAATTCTGCGCGAGCGCTACGGCGTCGAAATCCTCGCCTACGTCAAACAAGTCCAACGCCTCATTGCTGAGGTGAACCCTGAAACCGTGAAAGCCGACGAGATCGAAGCCAGCATCGTTCGTTGTCCGGATCAGCCAACCGCGGAGAAGATGATTCGGCTCATTGAAAAGATGCGCAAGGACGGCGACAGCGTCGGCGGCATTGTTGAAGGAGTGGCGCGCGGCGTGCCGCCCGGTTGGGGCGAGCCGGTCTTTGATCGACTCGAAGCCGACCTCGGCAAAGGTATGTTGAGTCTGCCGGCGTCAAAAGGTTTCGACATCGGTTCAGGTTTCGAAGGCATCTTGCTGACTGGCACCGAGCACAATGATCCGTTCCGCGCCAAAGCGGGCAAAGCCGTTACGACCAGCAACCGCTCCGGCGGCATTCAAGGCGGCATCTCCAACGGGCAGACGATCTACTTTCGTGTGGCCTTCAAACCGACCGCTACCGTCATGCATGAACAGGAAACAGTGGATGAAAAATTTCAAAACACAAAAATCAAAGCCCGCGGTCGTCATGATCCTTGTGTTCTCCCGCGCGCCGTCCCGATGGTCGAAGCCATGACCGCCCTTGTGCTCGTGGATCACGCCTTAAGGCATAAAGCGCAGTGTGGGTGA
- a CDS encoding NAD(P)-dependent oxidoreductase → MGNLKGKTLFITGASRGIGKAIGLRAARDGANVVIAAKTVEPHPKLSGTIHSAAEEMEAAGGKALACAVDIRFEDQIARAVEKAVKTFGGIDILVNNASAISLTGTLDTPMKRFDRMHQVNARGTFACSQACIPHLLKSKNPHILNISPPLNLHARWFAPHAAYTMAKYGMSLCVLGMAEEFRAQGLAVNALWPRTIIATAAVLNLLGGDAAMRRSRKPEIMADAAHAILTRPSRECTGHFFIDEEVLAEEGITQLDEYAFEPGNSLIPDLFV, encoded by the coding sequence ATGGGGAATCTCAAAGGCAAAACGTTATTCATCACCGGCGCCAGCCGGGGAATCGGCAAGGCGATCGGTTTGCGCGCGGCGCGGGACGGCGCCAACGTCGTCATTGCCGCCAAGACCGTCGAGCCGCATCCCAAATTGTCGGGCACCATTCATAGCGCAGCGGAAGAAATGGAAGCCGCCGGTGGAAAGGCGCTGGCTTGCGCGGTGGATATTCGCTTCGAAGACCAGATTGCCAGGGCCGTTGAAAAAGCCGTCAAGACGTTTGGCGGGATTGATATTCTGGTCAACAACGCCAGCGCGATCAGCTTGACCGGCACGCTGGACACGCCGATGAAACGCTTTGATCGGATGCATCAGGTCAATGCGCGCGGAACGTTCGCCTGCTCGCAAGCGTGCATCCCGCACTTGTTGAAATCGAAAAACCCGCACATTTTAAACATCTCACCACCGCTAAACTTGCACGCGCGCTGGTTCGCGCCACACGCCGCCTACACGATGGCGAAGTACGGAATGAGCCTGTGTGTCCTTGGCATGGCAGAGGAATTTCGAGCGCAAGGACTGGCGGTCAACGCCCTCTGGCCGCGCACCATCATCGCCACGGCGGCAGTGCTGAACCTTTTGGGGGGTGACGCTGCCATGCGACGAAGCCGCAAGCCCGAAATCATGGCTGATGCCGCGCACGCGATTTTGACGCGCCCCAGCCGCGAGTGCACCGGGCATTTTTTCATTGATGAGGAAGTCCTGGCTGAGGAAGGCATCACCCAACTGGACGAATATGCCTTCGAGCCGGGGAACAGTCTGATTCCCGACCTTTTCGTGTGA
- a CDS encoding redoxin domain-containing protein, with protein MKKIVLTLTLIIIAAAFVVGMVWVFSPNTIKKTSPKLAEKLSQTGSSQEAGPAKIEDFHLLDQAGRSHFLHRQTKSKAVVLIATANGCPVVKEAAPRIKALSDRFASQGVTFWLVDSNPQDDRESIAKEAKALGLNLPVLGDNIQLVASEVGFARTCEAVCINTTDWTVVYRGAIDDQLGDAAKSKPSKNYLESALSSFLAGKKASPNRTMAKGTAISFGLAADASKKTISYVNEVAPILQKSCVSCHSPGNIGPFAMGSYEKVKGRGSMIREVLLAQRMPPWHADPHYGAFANERGLSSEQAHTLARWVEQGCPRGEGEDPLAAKPAPPAEDWPLGKPDYVVKFPKPEEIADNGVFDYRYIYARSPFPNNVWLRAAVVKPGNRKVVHHVLVMTMSPQELQARRAGQGQFGGGIDGFFAAYVPGYDSVPFPEGTGKLLPAGSVIVFQMHYTATGKPETDATEMGLYVCKEKPKVELKTKSAFNVQFRIPPGEANAESVAEYRFAKDSMLYELMPHMHLRGSWFKFEAAYPDGKHEMLLSVPNYDFKWQHLYRLKQPKRMPAGTRLICRGAHDNSTQNPDNPDASKEIHFGEQTFDEMFIGYINFSDIPVSTVAQNSGG; from the coding sequence ATGAAAAAAATCGTTCTAACCCTAACGCTCATCATCATCGCGGCCGCCTTCGTGGTGGGCATGGTTTGGGTCTTCAGCCCCAATACCATCAAGAAAACCAGTCCCAAGCTGGCGGAGAAACTCAGCCAGACGGGAAGCAGTCAGGAAGCCGGGCCGGCCAAAATCGAGGACTTTCACCTCCTGGACCAGGCAGGCCGTTCGCACTTCCTCCACCGCCAGACCAAAAGCAAAGCCGTGGTGCTGATTGCCACCGCCAATGGTTGCCCCGTGGTCAAGGAAGCCGCTCCACGCATCAAGGCTTTGAGCGATCGCTTTGCCAGTCAGGGCGTCACGTTCTGGTTGGTTGATTCCAACCCGCAGGATGATCGCGAGAGCATTGCCAAGGAAGCCAAGGCGCTCGGCCTGAATCTGCCGGTCCTCGGCGACAACATTCAGTTGGTCGCCAGTGAAGTGGGGTTTGCGCGGACGTGCGAAGCGGTTTGCATCAATACCACGGATTGGACGGTCGTTTATCGCGGCGCCATCGATGATCAACTCGGTGATGCCGCCAAGAGCAAGCCGTCAAAAAATTATCTGGAGAGCGCGCTGAGTTCGTTCCTCGCGGGCAAGAAGGCTTCACCTAATCGGACCATGGCCAAAGGCACGGCGATAAGCTTTGGGTTGGCGGCGGATGCATCGAAGAAAACAATTTCTTACGTGAACGAGGTAGCGCCCATTCTGCAAAAGAGCTGCGTCTCCTGTCACAGCCCGGGCAACATCGGCCCGTTTGCGATGGGGAGCTATGAGAAGGTAAAAGGCCGCGGCTCGATGATTCGCGAGGTGCTGTTGGCGCAACGGATGCCCCCGTGGCATGCGGATCCGCATTACGGAGCTTTTGCCAATGAGCGCGGCCTCTCCTCCGAACAAGCGCATACTCTGGCGCGGTGGGTCGAACAAGGTTGTCCGCGCGGCGAAGGCGAAGACCCGTTGGCGGCCAAACCGGCGCCGCCCGCCGAAGACTGGCCATTGGGCAAACCGGATTACGTGGTGAAGTTTCCCAAGCCGGAAGAGATCGCCGACAACGGAGTTTTTGATTACCGCTATATCTACGCCAGATCACCGTTCCCCAACAATGTGTGGTTGCGCGCGGCAGTGGTCAAGCCGGGCAATCGCAAAGTGGTCCACCACGTCCTGGTGATGACCATGTCTCCGCAGGAATTGCAGGCCAGAAGGGCGGGCCAAGGCCAATTCGGCGGCGGGATTGATGGCTTCTTTGCGGCGTACGTGCCGGGTTATGATTCCGTGCCGTTCCCCGAAGGCACCGGCAAATTGCTGCCCGCCGGCTCCGTCATCGTATTCCAGATGCACTACACGGCGACTGGCAAACCGGAAACCGACGCGACTGAAATGGGACTCTATGTTTGCAAGGAAAAGCCGAAGGTAGAATTGAAAACCAAGTCGGCGTTCAATGTTCAGTTCAGGATTCCACCGGGCGAAGCAAACGCAGAAAGCGTGGCGGAGTACCGATTTGCCAAGGACAGCATGCTTTACGAATTGATGCCGCACATGCATTTGCGCGGGTCCTGGTTCAAATTTGAGGCTGCTTATCCCGACGGCAAGCACGAGATGTTGCTCTCGGTGCCAAACTACGATTTCAAGTGGCAACACCTGTATCGGTTGAAACAACCCAAGCGCATGCCGGCGGGGACGCGGCTCATCTGCCGTGGTGCGCACGACAATTCAACGCAAAATCCGGACAATCCCGATGCCAGCAAGGAGATCCACTTTGGCGAGCAGACGTTCGATGAAATGTTCATCGGCTACATCAACTTTTCCGATATTCCGGTCTCGACCGTGGCCCAAAACAGCGGCGGCTGA
- a CDS encoding alpha/beta fold hydrolase, whose amino-acid sequence MPIVAQSTYVPPPFLSNGHLQTLIPTLFRRVRGIVYQRERIVTPDGDFLDLDWAAKGSRRLAVIAHGLEGDSRRAYVLGMVSALVKSGWDAIVWNARGCSGEPNRQLRFTHSGATEDLETVVSHVISTRDHSEIALIGFSLGGNVTLKYLGERGKGVDSRIRKAVAFSVPCDLHAGSLKLAWPANQIYMRRFLLSLRQKIRAKMKMMPGKIDDRDYGQLRSFKDFDDRYTAPIHGFADAEDYWRKSGCKQFLKNVSIPTLLINARNDPFLAEPCYPVEVAAANPNLFLEMPASGGHVGFITFNHQGEYWSESRTVSFLN is encoded by the coding sequence ATGCCCATCGTCGCGCAGTCCACTTACGTGCCGCCGCCGTTTCTCTCCAACGGCCATCTGCAAACGCTGATCCCGACTTTGTTCCGAAGAGTCAGGGGGATCGTTTATCAACGCGAAAGAATTGTCACACCCGACGGCGACTTTCTTGATCTTGATTGGGCTGCGAAGGGTTCGCGACGCCTGGCAGTAATCGCTCACGGCTTGGAAGGAGATTCCAGGCGGGCTTATGTGCTGGGCATGGTCAGCGCGCTGGTGAAAAGCGGATGGGACGCCATCGTGTGGAACGCGCGCGGATGCAGTGGCGAACCGAATCGCCAACTTCGCTTCACACACAGCGGCGCCACCGAAGATTTGGAAACGGTGGTCTCGCATGTCATTTCAACGCGTGATCACAGCGAGATCGCGCTGATTGGATTCAGTCTGGGCGGTAATGTGACTTTGAAGTACCTCGGTGAACGTGGTAAGGGAGTGGATTCACGAATAAGAAAGGCCGTGGCTTTTTCCGTTCCATGCGACCTTCATGCCGGTTCTCTCAAATTGGCCTGGCCGGCCAACCAGATTTACATGCGCCGTTTTCTCCTCAGTTTGCGCCAGAAGATCCGCGCCAAGATGAAAATGATGCCGGGAAAAATAGACGATCGCGATTACGGCCAACTCCGCAGCTTCAAAGACTTCGATGACCGCTACACCGCGCCCATTCACGGTTTCGCCGACGCGGAGGATTACTGGCGCAAATCCGGGTGCAAGCAGTTCTTGAAGAATGTTTCGATTCCGACCTTGCTGATCAACGCGCGCAACGATCCCTTTCTGGCCGAACCGTGTTATCCCGTCGAGGTTGCTGCTGCGAATCCCAACTTGTTTTTGGAAATGCCGGCCTCGGGCGGCCATGTCGGTTTCATCACGTTCAATCATCAAGGCGAATACTGGTCGGAGAGCCGCACCGTGTCATTTCTCAACTGA
- a CDS encoding AMP-binding protein, which translates to MIRVSHAYPHLLGELLSATAARLPDKEALVFGDQRVSWSEFDRRANNLAKAFLKLGIQRGERIGVISTTRPEYLYTYLAAARIGAVLVGFSVLYTPTELVRLAQLTRPVAMVVLGKVADKKLAASIKPLIDRFSFVRLFVVIGDEAPAGAIRFDDLIAGDYHNQDPALAARKAGLQENEAALIVFTSGSTGVPKGAVLTHKNIIDNIAVQVRQFGSHADVRSILHLPMNHVAGSTETTIPALMTGATLVLMDHFHPRGTLETIQRERITMLGQVPTMFIMEFNLPDFAQFDLSTLRTVVVAGAATPAPVMARMMKLNENVTVITGYGMTEVGGFVTYTAPDDVGETIARTVGKVAPEFELRIVDDQHRELPTGQVGEVAIRGSCVMQGYFENPVETAAAIDAEGWFYSGDQGRLDARGYLTLVDRKKDMYITGGYNVYPREIEEHLSQHPQIAFVAVLGTKDDVMGEVGVAYVVARPGATLTADELKAHCKAGLAEYKIPRHFELQERLPLTPLGKVDKMKLRMDVAETNNANRD; encoded by the coding sequence ATGATCCGCGTGTCGCACGCTTATCCACATCTTCTCGGGGAGCTTTTGTCAGCCACGGCTGCGCGTTTGCCCGACAAGGAAGCGCTGGTCTTTGGCGATCAACGCGTGAGCTGGAGTGAGTTTGATCGCCGCGCGAACAATCTGGCCAAGGCGTTCTTGAAACTGGGCATTCAGCGCGGTGAGCGGATCGGCGTCATTTCAACCACCCGGCCCGAATACCTTTACACTTATCTGGCTGCCGCGCGAATTGGCGCGGTGCTGGTTGGCTTCAGTGTGCTCTACACGCCAACGGAACTCGTTCGTCTTGCGCAACTGACGCGGCCCGTCGCCATGGTCGTGCTGGGGAAAGTTGCAGATAAGAAACTCGCTGCGTCGATCAAGCCGTTAATTGACCGGTTTTCCTTTGTCAGACTTTTCGTTGTCATCGGCGACGAAGCGCCTGCTGGAGCAATCCGTTTCGATGACTTGATTGCCGGGGATTATCACAATCAAGATCCTGCACTGGCTGCGCGCAAAGCCGGGTTGCAGGAAAACGAAGCGGCGCTCATCGTCTTCACTTCCGGCTCCACCGGCGTGCCCAAAGGCGCAGTGCTGACCCACAAGAACATTATCGACAACATCGCCGTGCAGGTCCGTCAGTTCGGCTCGCATGCAGACGTCCGCAGCATCCTTCATCTGCCGATGAACCACGTGGCCGGCTCGACCGAAACCACAATTCCCGCGTTGATGACCGGCGCCACGCTCGTTCTGATGGACCATTTTCATCCACGCGGCACGCTGGAAACCATCCAGCGGGAGCGCATCACCATGCTGGGCCAGGTGCCGACGATGTTCATCATGGAGTTCAACCTGCCGGATTTCGCACAGTTCGATCTATCGACATTGCGCACGGTGGTGGTTGCCGGTGCAGCCACGCCGGCGCCCGTCATGGCAAGGATGATGAAGCTGAATGAAAACGTGACTGTAATCACTGGCTACGGCATGACCGAGGTTGGCGGCTTCGTCACTTACACCGCACCCGACGATGTCGGAGAAACAATTGCCCGCACCGTGGGCAAGGTCGCGCCGGAATTTGAATTGCGCATCGTGGACGATCAACACCGCGAGCTGCCGACCGGACAAGTGGGCGAGGTGGCGATTCGCGGCTCGTGTGTGATGCAGGGCTATTTTGAGAACCCGGTGGAAACGGCCGCGGCGATTGACGCGGAGGGTTGGTTTTACTCTGGCGATCAAGGCCGGTTGGACGCGCGCGGTTATCTGACTTTGGTGGATCGGAAAAAAGACATGTACATAACGGGCGGCTACAATGTTTATCCGCGTGAGATTGAGGAACATCTCAGTCAACATCCTCAGATTGCTTTCGTGGCCGTGCTCGGCACCAAGGACGATGTGATGGGCGAAGTGGGTGTGGCCTATGTAGTGGCGCGTCCGGGCGCAACTTTGACCGCCGACGAGCTCAAAGCCCACTGCAAAGCAGGTCTGGCCGAGTATAAAATCCCCCGGCACTTCGAGCTGCAAGAAAGACTGCCGCTCACACCTCTGGGCAAGGTTGACAAAATGAAATTGCGCATGGATGTGGCTGAAACGAATAATGCGAACCGCGACTAA